A DNA window from Aythya fuligula isolate bAytFul2 chromosome 4, bAytFul2.pri, whole genome shotgun sequence contains the following coding sequences:
- the CCNI gene encoding cyclin-I: protein MKFSGPLESQRLSLLLETAISREAQMWKAHVPKIQPNQDVAISPKQRDEVIQWLAKLKYQFHLYPETLALAISLLDRFLAVVKARPKYLNCIAISCFFLAAKTIEEDERIPVLKVLARDSFCGCSPAEIRRMEKIILDKLNWDLHMATPLDFLHIFHAVAVSSRPQLLTILRKLSPSQHVAVLTKQLLHCMACYQLLQFKGSMLALAIVSLELEKLLPDWLALIIELLQKAQMDSSQLIHCRELVAHHLSTPQPSLLPNPVYVYSPLQHTLVTCNRGVFKCQPSSVPGPGFSKDNGRPEVPVTATAALYQRLPAPSGCKQASAKRKVEEMEVDDFYDGIKRLYNEDTAPEVVALENMGSVCSADVSRQEGSVSPCPPLQPVSVM, encoded by the exons ATGAAGTTTTCAGGACCCCTGGAGAGCCAGAGGTTGTCTCTCCTTCTGGAGACGGCAATCTCTAGGGAAGCTCAAATGTGGAAAGCACATGTGCCGAAAATTCAGCCCAATCAG GATGTAGCCATTTCTCCAAAGCAGAGGGATGAGGTCATTCAGTGGCTGGCCAAGCTCAAATACCAGTTCCACCTTTATCCAGAAACGCTCGCCCTGGCCATCAGCCTTTTGGACAGGTTTTTAGCTGTGGTAAAG GCCCGTCCAAAGTACCTGAACTGTATTGCAAtcagctgcttcttccttgctGCAAAGACCATTGAGGAAGATGAG AGGATTCCAGTACTGAAGGTGTTGGCTCGGGATAGCTTCTGTGGTTGTTCTCCAGCTGAAATTCGCAGAatggagaagattatcctgGATAAACTGAACTGGGATCTTCACATGGCAACGCCACTGGATTTCCTTCACATT TTCCACGCGGTTGCGGTGTCCAGCAGGCCTCAGCTTCTGACCATCCTCCGCAAGCTGAGCCCCTCTCAGCACGTGGCGGTGCTcaccaagcagctgctgcactgcatGGCCTGCTACCAGCTGCTGCAGTTCAAGGGCTCCATGCTGGCGCTGGCCATCGTCAGCctggagctggagaagctgctccCTGACTGGCTGGCTCTCATCATCGAGCTGCTCCAGAAGGCACAG ATGGACAGCTCACAGCTGATCCACTGCCGGGAGCTGGTGGCACATCACCTTTCCACTCCGCAGCCTTCTCTGCTGCCCAATCCTGTATATGTCTACAGTCCCCTCCAGCACACCCTGGTGACCTGTAACAGAGGAGTGTTCAAATGCCAGCCCTCCTCTGTCCCAGGGCCAGGTTTCTCCAAGGACAACGGCAGGCCAGAAGTGCCCGTCACAGCTACAGCCGCGCTCTACCAGCGTCTGCCAGCTCCCAGCGGTTGCAAGCAAGCCTCTGCCAAGCGCAAAGTGGAGGAGATGGAAGTGGACGACTTCTACGACGGTATCAAGCGCCTCTACAACGAAGACACTGCTCCGGAGGTAGTGGCTCTTGAAAACATGGGCTCTGTTTGTAGCGCTGATGTCTCgaggcaggagggcagcgtTTCCCCTTGTCCGCCTCTACAGCCAGTGTCTGTGATGTAG